Proteins encoded in a region of the Longimicrobium sp. genome:
- a CDS encoding C40 family peptidase has translation MLPSRGSALFAIALGLVLALPGAASAQESFPRLREFLRGESAPRGEADAKRDSVVALARRQIGVRYSLGGTSPERGFDCSGFLQYLMRGLNVRLPRTAAEQARVGQSIPRDVSRMLPGDILTFGYGGRTTHVGVYIGGGRFIHASTGSRRIAEARLDRSSSLVRAWTGVRRMLGRSDSTVAVANR, from the coding sequence TTGCTTCCAAGCCGCGGCAGCGCACTATTCGCCATTGCCCTGGGTCTCGTGCTGGCCCTTCCCGGCGCCGCATCGGCGCAGGAGAGCTTCCCCAGGCTGCGTGAGTTCCTGCGCGGCGAGAGTGCCCCGCGCGGCGAGGCGGATGCGAAGCGTGACTCCGTGGTGGCGCTGGCCCGGCGGCAGATCGGCGTACGATACTCGCTGGGCGGCACCTCTCCCGAGCGCGGCTTCGACTGCAGCGGCTTCCTCCAGTACCTGATGCGCGGCCTGAACGTGCGCCTTCCGCGCACCGCGGCCGAGCAGGCGCGCGTGGGCCAGTCGATCCCGCGGGACGTGAGCCGCATGCTTCCGGGCGACATCCTCACCTTCGGCTACGGCGGCCGCACCACGCACGTGGGGGTGTACATCGGCGGCGGGCGCTTCATCCACGCCAGCACGGGATCGCGCCGCATCGCCGAGGCGCGGCTGGACCGCTCGTCTTCGCTCGTTCGCGCATGGACGGGGGTGCGGCGGATGCTGGGGCGCAGCGACAGCACCGTAGCCGTCGCGAACCGCTGA
- a CDS encoding thymidine phosphorylase, with translation MSSVAVPLIERKKNGGELDPDEIRALLAGYLDRSIPDYQLAAWLMAVCWRGMTERETLAMTQAMVDTGATLEWADLERPTVDKHSTGGVGDKTSLVLVPLMAEAGAAFVKMSGRGLGHTGGTLDKLESIAGFRTELGLDEMGAQVRRIGCALVGQSPALVPADGALYSLRDVTATVDSVPLIASSIMSKKLAGGAGTIVLDVKWGSGAFMTTQEAARELAGALVRIGQGAGRRTRAVLSSMREPLGRAVGNALEVREALETLNGGGPAGLWALTLELGTHLMLLSGLASSADDAVRTLTALRDSGAAARRMEMLVEAQGGDPRVVARPDLLPAAPVVRTVAADADGWVAEAEARGIAEAALHLGAGRLRKGDPVDPAVGVVVLARVGDRLMPGGPLAEVHARTEAAAEAAEARLRAAFRLSPEAVAAPGEPYETVG, from the coding sequence GTGAGCAGTGTGGCGGTGCCGCTGATCGAGCGGAAGAAGAACGGCGGCGAGCTGGACCCGGACGAGATCCGCGCCCTCCTGGCCGGCTACCTGGACAGGTCGATCCCCGACTACCAGCTCGCGGCGTGGCTGATGGCCGTCTGCTGGCGCGGAATGACGGAGCGCGAGACGCTGGCGATGACGCAGGCGATGGTCGACACCGGCGCAACCCTGGAATGGGCGGACCTCGAACGTCCCACCGTCGACAAGCACAGCACCGGCGGCGTGGGCGACAAGACCTCGCTCGTCCTGGTGCCGCTGATGGCCGAGGCGGGCGCCGCCTTCGTGAAGATGTCCGGGCGCGGGCTGGGGCACACCGGCGGCACGCTGGACAAGCTGGAGTCGATCGCCGGCTTCCGCACGGAGCTGGGGCTGGATGAGATGGGCGCCCAGGTGCGGCGGATCGGGTGCGCGCTCGTGGGCCAGAGCCCCGCCCTCGTCCCAGCCGACGGCGCGCTGTACTCGCTCCGCGACGTCACCGCGACGGTCGATTCGGTGCCGCTGATCGCCAGCAGCATCATGTCCAAGAAGCTGGCCGGCGGCGCCGGGACCATCGTGCTGGACGTGAAGTGGGGCTCCGGCGCCTTCATGACCACGCAGGAGGCCGCGCGCGAGCTCGCCGGCGCCCTGGTCCGCATCGGCCAGGGGGCCGGGCGCCGCACGCGCGCCGTCCTCTCCTCCATGCGCGAGCCGCTGGGGCGGGCCGTGGGCAACGCGCTGGAGGTGCGCGAGGCGCTCGAGACCCTCAACGGCGGCGGCCCCGCCGGCCTGTGGGCGCTCACCCTGGAGCTGGGCACGCACCTGATGCTCCTCTCCGGCCTCGCATCCTCCGCGGACGATGCGGTGCGCACCCTCACCGCGCTGCGTGACTCGGGGGCGGCGGCGCGGCGGATGGAGATGCTGGTGGAGGCGCAGGGCGGCGACCCGCGCGTCGTCGCCCGCCCGGACCTCCTCCCCGCCGCGCCCGTCGTCCGCACCGTCGCCGCCGACGCGGACGGTTGGGTAGCGGAGGCCGAGGCGCGCGGCATCGCGGAGGCGGCACTGCACCTCGGCGCCGGACGGCTGCGCAAGGGCGACCCCGTGGATCCCGCGGTCGGTGTCGTCGTCCTCGCCCGCGTGGGTGACCGTCTGATGCCCGGGGGTCCCCTTGCCGAGGTGCACGCGCGCACCGAAGCCGCCGCCGAAGCCGCCGAAGCCCGTCTCCGCGCCGCCTTCCGCCTCTCGCCTGAAGCCGTCGCCGCGCCGGGCGAGCCGTACGAGACGGTGGGGTAA
- a CDS encoding cytidine deaminase, with protein MTNPNETTALDEAQAQALMESARTARGFAYVPYSRFPVGAALLADDGTVFTGCNVENASYGLTNCAERTAIFKAVSEGRTTFRAIAVVGPQDDLACAPCGACRQVLYEFGPEMVLVTPAGPNDPGGVRMTTVGALLPGAFDGSDLPALAEDA; from the coding sequence TTGACCAATCCGAACGAAACCACGGCGCTGGACGAAGCGCAGGCGCAGGCGCTGATGGAGAGCGCCCGCACCGCCCGCGGCTTCGCCTACGTGCCGTACAGCCGCTTTCCCGTGGGCGCCGCGCTGCTGGCCGACGACGGCACCGTGTTCACCGGGTGCAACGTGGAGAACGCCTCGTACGGGCTCACCAACTGCGCCGAGCGCACGGCGATCTTCAAGGCCGTCTCCGAGGGGCGCACAACATTCCGCGCCATCGCGGTGGTGGGGCCGCAGGACGACCTCGCATGCGCGCCGTGCGGCGCGTGCCGCCAGGTGCTGTACGAGTTCGGCCCGGAGATGGTGCTGGTGACGCCCGCGGGGCCCAACGACCCCGGAGGCGTGCGGATGACCACCGTCGGCGCCCTCCTCCCCGGCGCCTTCGACGGGTCGGATCTCCCCGCGCTCGCGGAGGATGCGTGA
- a CDS encoding M23 family metallopeptidase: MRITLRRATIGVALAEVALLLGLVIYLAATEKTLLVRVATREELRPAATAARLVIPVAGVRERDLADSYGAGRSGGRKHKGVDIFAPDGTPVLAAAGGVIVKRATSALGGISLYHRDEDGRTIYYYAHLQRYRAGLKEGDLVRAGDVIAYVGHTGNAPAGNPHLHFAVYTVSDPNRWWRGRDLNPYPLLVKP; encoded by the coding sequence ATGCGCATCACCCTGCGCCGCGCCACCATCGGCGTCGCGCTGGCGGAGGTGGCGCTGCTGCTGGGGCTCGTCATCTACCTGGCCGCGACCGAGAAGACGCTGCTGGTGCGGGTGGCGACTCGCGAGGAGCTGCGTCCGGCGGCCACCGCCGCGCGGCTGGTGATTCCGGTGGCGGGGGTGCGCGAGCGCGACCTGGCCGACAGCTACGGCGCGGGGCGCTCCGGCGGGCGCAAGCACAAGGGAGTGGACATATTCGCGCCGGACGGCACGCCGGTGCTGGCGGCGGCGGGCGGGGTGATCGTGAAGCGGGCCACGAGCGCGCTGGGCGGGATCTCGCTCTACCACCGCGACGAGGACGGGCGCACCATCTACTACTACGCGCACCTGCAGCGCTACCGTGCCGGCCTCAAGGAGGGCGATCTGGTGCGCGCCGGAGACGTCATCGCGTACGTGGGGCACACGGGCAACGCGCCCGCCGGAAACCCGCACCTGCACTTTGCCGTCTACACCGTATCCGACCCGAACCGCTGGTGGCGGGGAAGGGATCTGAACCCGTATCCCCTGCTCGTGAAGCCGTGA
- a CDS encoding serine hydrolase, producing MSRLFRTAVPLLALAALACAAAAPAAGRPAPTAVRSDTTALRRTLESVMRGYAGVAGVSVANLKTGETLSIRGGETYPSASLIKVAILVALLDEVNKGSIRLDERIGMIARDRVGGSGVLQYMASGLNLTVEDAAWLMITLSDNTATNLLLDRLNIRTVWSKMEALGLPHTKIHSKTFLRATSVAMDSSVKYGLGVTTPDETTRLFTLLHQGRAVSPAMDSLALRMLRANQDAGKLQRWLPGNLDAAHKSGDVDQARNDCGILYGAEAPVAVCVMTRENQDRSYMPDNPANLLIARIGREVFRHYNPATQLPPLPR from the coding sequence ATGAGCCGCCTCTTCCGCACAGCCGTACCCCTGCTGGCGCTTGCCGCACTGGCCTGCGCCGCCGCCGCGCCCGCCGCCGGACGCCCGGCTCCGACTGCCGTCCGCAGCGACACGACGGCGCTGCGCCGCACGCTGGAGTCTGTGATGCGCGGCTACGCGGGCGTCGCGGGGGTCAGCGTCGCGAACCTCAAGACAGGCGAGACGCTCTCCATCCGCGGCGGCGAGACGTACCCGTCGGCATCGCTGATCAAGGTGGCGATCCTGGTGGCGCTGCTGGACGAGGTCAACAAGGGGTCGATCCGGCTGGACGAGCGCATCGGGATGATCGCGCGCGACCGGGTGGGCGGCTCCGGCGTCCTGCAGTACATGGCGTCCGGTCTCAACCTGACGGTGGAGGACGCGGCGTGGCTGATGATCACCCTGTCCGACAACACCGCCACCAACCTCCTCCTGGACCGCCTCAACATCCGCACGGTGTGGAGCAAGATGGAGGCGCTGGGGCTGCCGCACACCAAGATCCACTCCAAGACCTTCCTCCGCGCCACCTCGGTCGCCATGGACAGCTCGGTGAAGTACGGCCTGGGCGTCACCACGCCGGACGAGACGACGCGCCTCTTTACCCTGCTGCACCAGGGGCGCGCGGTGTCGCCGGCCATGGACTCGCTGGCGCTGCGGATGCTGCGCGCCAACCAGGACGCCGGCAAGCTGCAGCGCTGGCTGCCGGGTAACCTCGACGCCGCGCACAAGTCGGGCGACGTGGACCAGGCGCGCAACGACTGCGGCATCCTGTACGGCGCCGAGGCCCCGGTGGCGGTCTGCGTGATGACGCGCGAGAACCAGGACCGGTCGTACATGCCGGACAACCCCGCCAACCTCCTGATCGCGCGCATCGGCCGCGAGGTGTTCCGGCACTACAACCCGGCCACGCAGCTTCCCCCGTTGCCGCGCTGA